One part of the Streptomyces nigra genome encodes these proteins:
- the fxsT gene encoding FxSxx-COOH system tetratricopeptide repeat protein, with product MITQLFQLLHEGGADGAGPEELADILWLARHVLREGEEQVGEGRGTATTAPSTPLQDDDTAEDSEPNGPARRHEAALHIRAHSEDGTGVPAVPIHVPAEAALPHSLELTRALRPLTRKVPSQTAFELDEEETVARLVDEKVMVPVLRPQPSRWLTLTLVVDTGPSMHLWHQEVREFHEGLSRLGAFRDIRRWNLSGEEGGQSVALRPHPSVGRPPRHHREIVDPTGDQLILVLSDTVGSIWRTRAAERLLVDWARRSQVALAHLLPARLWNRGGATPTPVSLRIPHLGAPNARWKTSPSSRRSVPTPPVVPVPVVELEPRPLRDWAEMTTGDGCWRPASSLLLPLNPKTVLEDARDRPQRRPTATAPLPAEEALLRFRLSASPGSWELAGLLSALSTVTLPVARLIQTAMLDEPSRGDLAELFLGGILRRVPVPDASDGGEPRFTFPPGVRDALLNAQYDDDVRTVHALVRDRVSEYLEPRYGSARDFTAALTGVADGRVSYAGEPFAVPSAAALTRLGHATRGDRAPRGTRADTAERFLLSYAAADRAWAEWVAWQLKDAGYTVMLDVWSWEAGSTIPSRLTQFGDSDVVVVLLSTAYFEAARWTVPELGAALAAGQGKVIPLRLDDTTPPTVLRSLLTRDLFGLDEEAARRALLEAVRGPERPIAPPRFPGVGERLPSGKAGPPLPGALPPVWHHPPRNPHFVGRDELLLKIRKLLADAAAPAVVVVHGPAGVGKTQLASEYAHRFAGDYDVVWWVSAEDSGTIHDGLARLAAAMGLTAPAALGEELRARGRWLLVFDDAEEPGAVEPYLPADTGHALIVSRSGRYPGATVRVGPLRRREAVALLRRRVPTLSRSDAERLAERLDDDPLSLAQAVAYLATTSVTGEQLLTLLGDAEGTFTGAIRALWDRLDAEDSVALDFLKACALLAPEPLPLPSITDGPRVPGAPVLSSRRARTRVLRVLERHALARVSDDGVEVHGLVFSALREALTPTEHERAAAYACRLLEASYQERAGRTRPQPLPEGLLPHLLAIAPADLVTSGARRAACEACLSLRELDPVAALSRLRDLHLSWLERLGHDHADTLLAASGLVGALTDNGETGQALALAEDLLASQQRLLGEDHPDSLNQALAAASLLVTVGQVQEAADLHRETVERLRRVLGADHPLSLDAAHALAENLIALGRTGEANSLVRDTLNRRRRVLGLDHPDSVRTARLFMSLNE from the coding sequence GTGATCACCCAGCTGTTCCAGCTCCTGCACGAAGGTGGGGCGGACGGGGCAGGTCCGGAGGAGCTGGCGGACATCCTCTGGCTCGCCCGTCACGTACTGAGAGAGGGAGAGGAGCAAGTGGGCGAGGGCAGGGGGACGGCGACGACGGCGCCGTCCACGCCGCTGCAGGACGACGACACGGCGGAGGACTCCGAGCCGAACGGGCCCGCCAGGCGTCACGAGGCCGCTCTCCACATCCGAGCCCACTCCGAGGACGGCACCGGGGTCCCCGCCGTCCCGATCCACGTTCCCGCCGAAGCCGCTCTTCCGCACTCCCTCGAACTGACGAGGGCGCTCAGGCCACTCACGCGTAAGGTCCCCTCCCAGACCGCGTTCGAACTCGACGAGGAGGAGACGGTCGCACGGCTGGTGGACGAGAAGGTCATGGTTCCGGTCCTGCGCCCGCAACCGAGCCGATGGCTCACCCTCACCCTTGTCGTCGACACCGGCCCGTCGATGCACCTGTGGCACCAGGAGGTACGCGAGTTCCACGAGGGCCTCTCACGCCTGGGCGCGTTCCGCGACATCAGACGCTGGAACCTCTCTGGTGAGGAAGGCGGCCAATCGGTCGCACTGCGCCCGCACCCGTCGGTGGGACGCCCTCCGCGGCATCATCGGGAGATCGTCGACCCGACGGGTGATCAGCTCATTCTCGTTCTGAGTGACACGGTGGGATCGATCTGGCGTACGAGGGCGGCTGAACGTCTTCTGGTGGACTGGGCCCGGCGGTCGCAGGTGGCGCTCGCCCACCTCCTGCCCGCGAGGCTGTGGAACCGGGGCGGCGCGACACCGACACCGGTCTCCCTGCGCATCCCTCACCTCGGCGCTCCCAACGCCCGTTGGAAGACGTCCCCATCGAGCCGTCGGTCCGTGCCCACGCCGCCCGTGGTGCCCGTGCCGGTGGTCGAACTCGAACCCCGACCGCTGCGTGACTGGGCCGAGATGACGACCGGCGACGGCTGTTGGAGGCCGGCTTCGTCCCTCCTGTTGCCGCTCAATCCGAAGACGGTCCTTGAGGACGCCCGGGACCGGCCGCAGCGGCGGCCCACAGCGACCGCGCCCCTCCCCGCCGAGGAGGCGCTCCTCCGTTTCCGACTGTCGGCGTCTCCCGGCTCCTGGGAACTGGCGGGCCTCCTCTCGGCCTTGTCGACCGTGACTCTCCCCGTGGCGCGGCTAATCCAGACGGCCATGCTGGACGAGCCGTCCCGCGGCGACCTGGCGGAGCTGTTCCTCGGAGGCATCCTCCGCCGCGTCCCCGTCCCGGACGCCTCCGACGGCGGCGAACCGCGGTTCACTTTCCCGCCCGGGGTGCGGGACGCCCTGCTCAATGCCCAGTACGACGACGACGTACGTACCGTTCACGCCCTCGTACGGGATCGGGTGTCCGAGTATCTGGAGCCTCGGTACGGCAGCGCACGTGACTTCACCGCCGCGCTGACGGGTGTGGCGGACGGCCGCGTGTCGTACGCCGGGGAGCCGTTCGCCGTGCCGTCCGCCGCGGCACTGACGCGTCTCGGGCATGCGACGCGCGGTGACAGGGCGCCACGAGGTACGCGCGCCGACACGGCCGAGCGCTTCCTCCTGAGCTATGCGGCTGCGGACCGCGCCTGGGCGGAGTGGGTCGCCTGGCAACTGAAGGACGCGGGGTACACCGTCATGCTCGACGTCTGGAGTTGGGAGGCCGGCAGCACCATCCCCTCACGTCTGACCCAGTTCGGGGACAGCGACGTCGTGGTGGTCCTGCTCTCGACCGCGTATTTCGAAGCAGCGCGCTGGACCGTGCCGGAGTTGGGTGCTGCCCTGGCCGCGGGCCAGGGCAAGGTCATTCCCTTGCGCCTCGACGACACCACACCGCCGACGGTCCTGCGGTCGCTGCTGACAAGAGACTTGTTCGGGCTCGACGAGGAGGCCGCGCGACGGGCGCTTCTGGAGGCAGTGCGGGGGCCGGAGCGCCCGATCGCACCTCCCCGCTTCCCGGGCGTGGGCGAACGGCTTCCGTCCGGGAAGGCAGGCCCGCCTCTGCCAGGGGCGCTGCCGCCGGTGTGGCACCATCCGCCGCGCAACCCCCACTTCGTGGGGCGCGACGAACTCTTGCTGAAAATAAGAAAGTTGCTGGCCGATGCGGCCGCTCCGGCCGTTGTGGTGGTGCATGGCCCCGCTGGTGTCGGCAAGACGCAGCTCGCCAGCGAATACGCCCATCGCTTCGCCGGGGACTACGACGTGGTGTGGTGGGTGTCCGCGGAGGACTCCGGGACAATCCACGACGGGCTCGCCAGGCTGGCCGCAGCCATGGGACTCACGGCGCCGGCAGCACTCGGCGAGGAACTGCGTGCGCGGGGCCGCTGGCTCCTCGTCTTCGACGACGCCGAGGAACCCGGAGCGGTGGAGCCGTACCTGCCGGCCGACACCGGGCATGCGCTCATCGTCTCCCGGTCGGGCCGGTATCCCGGCGCCACGGTCCGCGTCGGCCCGCTGCGTCGTCGGGAGGCGGTGGCGCTGTTGCGCCGCAGAGTCCCCACGTTGTCCCGGAGCGACGCCGAGCGGCTGGCCGAACGGTTGGACGACGATCCGCTGTCCCTGGCTCAGGCCGTCGCGTACCTGGCCACGACCTCCGTCACCGGGGAGCAGCTTCTGACACTGCTCGGGGACGCCGAGGGGACGTTCACCGGGGCGATCCGCGCCCTTTGGGACCGCCTGGACGCAGAGGACTCGGTTGCGCTCGACTTCCTGAAGGCGTGTGCCCTGTTGGCTCCGGAGCCTTTACCCCTTCCGAGCATCACGGACGGCCCGCGCGTCCCCGGCGCACCCGTCCTGTCCAGTCGACGGGCGCGAACGCGGGTGCTCAGGGTGCTGGAGAGGCACGCACTGGCGAGAGTGTCGGACGACGGCGTCGAGGTGCACGGCCTCGTGTTCAGCGCCCTGCGCGAGGCCCTCACTCCCACTGAGCACGAACGCGCCGCGGCCTATGCCTGCCGCTTGCTGGAGGCGTCGTATCAGGAGCGTGCCGGCCGCACTCGTCCCCAGCCGCTTCCTGAGGGACTGCTCCCCCACCTGCTGGCGATCGCCCCTGCGGACCTGGTCACCAGCGGCGCCCGCCGTGCCGCATGCGAGGCGTGCCTGTCCCTCCGGGAGCTCGACCCCGTGGCCGCCCTCTCCCGATTGCGGGATCTCCACCTGTCCTGGCTCGAACGCCTCGGACACGATCACGCGGACACGCTGCTTGCCGCATCGGGCCTGGTCGGGGCCCTGACGGACAACGGTGAGACGGGACAGGCACTGGCCCTAGCCGAGGACCTGCTCGCTTCCCAGCAGAGGCTGCTGGGCGAGGACCACCCGGACTCTCTGAATCAGGCGCTCGCCGCCGCATCGCTCCTGGTCACCGTGGGCCAGGTTCAGGAGGCCGCCGACCTGCACAGGGAAACCGTGGAAAGGCTGCGGCGCGTGCTCGGAGCCGACCATCCCCTCTCTCTGGACGCGGCGCATGCCCTGGCCGAGAACCTGATCGCCCTGGGCCGCACGGGTGAGGCGAACTCGCTGGTCAGAGACACACTGAATCGGCGCAGGCGCGTACTGGGCCTCGACCATCCCGACTCGGTACGCACCGCCCGACTGTTCATGTCCCTGAACGAGTAG
- a CDS encoding AAA family ATPase, translating into MPDLTGGAVKDWWIYKGAPQASAGERLDRLARLSPPWRQFDGRIDSDYRIPSLDDERYTADRRRGAGYIAEDHEIDLVNTALHLRRPLLVTGVPGVGKSTLAYSIAEDLGLGPVLRWPITSRATLRDGLYRYDALRRLEDANLNRLGSATARPAARRPRSHPGGSPTVAGIGKYLQLGPLGTAFLPSERPRVLLIDEIDKCDIDLPGDLLTVLDEGRFEIPELARLADHQRVVTVGTDDQGVGARITAGRVQCRAFPVVILTSNGEREFPPAFLRRCVRLTIGRPGEDKLRRIIAERIGAEATEVAGGPDGLISSFLKRRERGELGTDQLLNAVQLRLAGAWTAPEDIDQLVGATLHPLSGPDAT; encoded by the coding sequence GTGCCGGACCTGACCGGAGGTGCAGTGAAAGACTGGTGGATCTACAAAGGCGCTCCCCAGGCGTCCGCCGGGGAGCGGCTCGACCGGCTGGCCCGACTAAGCCCGCCATGGCGGCAGTTCGACGGCCGGATCGACTCCGACTACCGCATCCCGTCCTTGGACGACGAGCGGTACACGGCTGACCGTCGGCGCGGAGCCGGTTACATCGCCGAAGACCATGAGATCGATCTCGTCAATACGGCGCTCCATCTGCGTCGTCCTCTTCTGGTCACGGGCGTCCCCGGGGTCGGCAAGTCGACCTTGGCGTACAGCATCGCCGAGGACCTCGGACTGGGCCCCGTGCTGCGCTGGCCCATCACGAGCCGGGCGACCCTGCGCGACGGGTTGTACCGTTACGACGCGCTGCGTCGCCTGGAGGACGCCAACCTCAACCGGCTGGGCTCCGCGACGGCTCGCCCGGCGGCGCGACGCCCCCGCTCTCACCCTGGAGGGAGCCCGACGGTCGCCGGTATCGGTAAGTACCTTCAACTCGGACCCCTGGGAACGGCGTTCCTCCCCTCGGAGCGGCCACGCGTGCTTCTCATCGACGAGATCGACAAATGTGACATCGACCTGCCGGGTGACCTTCTCACCGTGCTGGACGAGGGGCGCTTCGAAATCCCCGAGCTGGCCCGGCTGGCAGATCACCAGCGGGTGGTGACCGTCGGCACCGACGATCAGGGCGTCGGCGCACGCATCACCGCAGGGCGCGTGCAGTGCCGGGCATTTCCCGTGGTGATCCTGACGAGCAACGGTGAACGGGAGTTCCCACCCGCCTTCCTGCGCCGCTGCGTCAGGCTGACCATCGGCCGTCCCGGCGAGGACAAGCTGCGGCGCATCATCGCGGAGCGCATCGGTGCCGAGGCGACCGAGGTGGCCGGCGGCCCGGACGGTCTGATCTCGTCCTTCCTCAAGCGGCGCGAGCGGGGCGAACTGGGCACGGATCAGCTCCTGAATGCCGTACAGCTGCGGCTGGCGGGCGCGTGGACCGCTCCGGAGGACATCGATCAGCTGGTCGGGGCGACGCTGCATCCGCTCAGCGGGCCGGACGCCACGTGA
- a CDS encoding DUF2795 domain-containing protein, giving the protein MQRGSDRLSVHRDDEMKHELQGLLRSGHPTRAEEWHDPEPSAEDDPQVAGGPVAPGSSAASLETVRLELARILSRHSFPAGPRELVGELRRSHAPDVLVDPVGRLPRSERYANVQQLAEALTGEGSGGERRQGA; this is encoded by the coding sequence ATGCAGCGAGGCAGCGACCGGCTGAGCGTCCACCGTGACGACGAGATGAAGCACGAACTACAGGGGTTGCTGCGGTCCGGGCATCCCACCCGGGCCGAGGAGTGGCACGACCCGGAGCCGTCCGCCGAGGACGATCCGCAGGTCGCGGGCGGTCCGGTGGCCCCGGGGTCGTCTGCGGCGTCCCTGGAGACGGTCCGGCTGGAACTGGCGCGCATCCTGAGCCGCCATTCCTTCCCGGCCGGCCCGCGGGAGCTCGTGGGCGAGCTGCGGCGCAGTCATGCGCCCGACGTCCTGGTGGACCCGGTGGGGCGGCTGCCGCGCTCCGAGCGGTACGCCAACGTGCAGCAGCTGGCCGAGGCGCTCACCGGCGAAGGCAGCGGCGGCGAGCGACGCCAGGGCGCGTAG
- a CDS encoding RNA polymerase sigma factor SigF — translation MPTTVKARKHPHDDAPDTAADFRTLAALPEGPERDALRGRIVEAWLPMADRLAGRFRSRGESLDDLRQVAALGLVKAVDRYDPELGNAFESYAVPTITGEIKRHFRDHMWTLHVPRRVQDLRNRVRFAVQDLQTVSGDRPTVAEIAAHADLSEADVRVGQEALESFTALSLDAELPGSDDGYSLSDALGSVDPALDTVVDREAVAPRLAALPERERAILYMRFFGDMTQSRIAEQLGISQMHVSRLINRCCSRVRDQVLNDGS, via the coding sequence ATGCCCACCACAGTGAAAGCCCGCAAGCACCCGCACGACGACGCGCCCGACACCGCCGCGGACTTCCGCACGCTGGCCGCGCTGCCCGAGGGCCCGGAGCGCGACGCGCTGCGCGGCCGGATCGTCGAGGCGTGGCTGCCCATGGCCGACCGGCTGGCCGGGCGCTTCCGCAGCCGCGGCGAGAGCCTGGACGATCTGCGCCAGGTCGCCGCGCTCGGCCTGGTCAAGGCCGTCGACCGGTACGACCCGGAACTCGGCAACGCCTTCGAGAGCTACGCCGTGCCGACCATCACCGGCGAGATCAAGCGGCACTTCCGCGACCACATGTGGACGCTGCACGTCCCGCGCCGGGTGCAGGATCTGCGCAACCGCGTCCGGTTCGCCGTGCAGGACCTGCAGACCGTCTCCGGCGACCGGCCGACCGTCGCGGAGATCGCCGCGCACGCCGACCTGAGCGAGGCCGACGTCCGCGTCGGCCAGGAGGCACTGGAGAGCTTCACCGCCCTGTCCCTCGACGCCGAGCTGCCCGGCAGCGACGACGGCTACTCGCTCAGCGACGCTCTGGGATCCGTCGACCCCGCCCTCGACACGGTCGTCGACCGCGAGGCCGTCGCCCCGCGCCTGGCGGCCCTGCCCGAACGCGAGCGCGCGATCCTCTACATGCGGTTCTTCGGCGACATGACCCAGAGCCGCATCGCCGAACAACTCGGCATCTCCCAGATGCACGTCTCCCGCTTGATCAACCGCTGCTGCTCCCGAGTCCGCGACCAGGTCCTGAACGACGGCTCCTGA
- a CDS encoding thiamine pyrophosphate-requiring protein yields the protein MSTTVADHILERLRAWGVEHVFGYPGDGINGLLAAWGRAENRPRFVQSRHEEMSAFQAVGYAKFSGRVGVCAATSGPGAIHLLNGLYDAKLDHVPVVAIVGQTHRTAMGGSYQQEVDLHTLFKDVASDFVETVTVPEQLPNVLDRAIRTAYARRAPTAIIVPGDVQELEYSAPTHEFKMVPSSLESGAWTTVPSEDSVRQAAEILNSGDKVAILVGQGAAGARAEVERMAELLGAGVAKALLGKDVLSDELPYVTGSIGLLGTRPSYEMMRDCDTLLTIGSSFPYSQFLPDFGKARGVQIDIDPHMVGMRYPYEVNLIGDAKATLERLIPLIRSEERGREWSETICDNVTRWHEVMERRAGLSADPVNPEYVTRALDPLLPADAIVTSDSGSMSNWYARHLTFRPGMRGSLSGTLATMGCAVPYAIGAKFAHPDRPAIALVGDGAMQMNGLAELITAAKYRDLWEDPRLVVAVYNNRDLNQVTWEMRAMGGAPSFLPSQELPDVRYADFARSLGLTGIRVEKPEDVEPAWRTALAADGPAVVEFVTDPAVPPVPPHATWEQMEATASAILKGDADRGSMVKQGVKSKLQEFLPTRERQDKGD from the coding sequence ATGAGCACCACGGTCGCCGACCACATCCTCGAGCGTCTGCGTGCCTGGGGGGTGGAGCATGTCTTCGGCTACCCGGGCGACGGCATCAACGGTCTGCTCGCCGCCTGGGGCCGCGCCGAGAACCGGCCGCGGTTCGTGCAGTCCCGGCACGAGGAGATGTCCGCGTTCCAGGCGGTCGGCTACGCCAAGTTCAGCGGCCGGGTCGGTGTCTGCGCCGCGACCTCGGGGCCGGGCGCGATCCACCTGCTGAACGGCCTGTACGACGCCAAGCTGGACCATGTGCCCGTGGTGGCCATCGTCGGCCAGACGCATCGCACCGCGATGGGCGGGTCGTACCAGCAGGAGGTCGACCTGCACACGCTGTTCAAGGACGTCGCCTCGGACTTCGTGGAGACGGTGACCGTCCCCGAGCAGCTGCCGAACGTCCTCGACCGGGCGATCCGTACGGCGTACGCGCGCCGCGCCCCCACGGCGATCATCGTCCCCGGGGACGTCCAGGAGCTCGAATACTCGGCGCCCACGCACGAGTTCAAGATGGTGCCGTCCAGTCTGGAGTCCGGCGCGTGGACGACGGTCCCGTCCGAGGACTCCGTCCGGCAGGCGGCCGAGATCCTCAACTCCGGTGACAAGGTGGCCATCCTGGTCGGCCAGGGCGCTGCGGGCGCGCGCGCCGAGGTCGAGCGGATGGCCGAGCTGCTCGGCGCCGGCGTCGCGAAGGCCCTGCTCGGCAAAGACGTCCTGAGCGACGAACTGCCGTACGTCACCGGCTCGATCGGTCTGCTGGGTACGCGTCCGTCGTACGAGATGATGCGGGACTGCGACACGCTGCTGACGATCGGTTCGTCGTTCCCCTACTCGCAGTTCCTGCCGGACTTCGGCAAGGCGCGGGGCGTGCAGATCGACATCGACCCGCACATGGTCGGGATGCGCTACCCGTACGAGGTGAACCTGATCGGTGACGCGAAGGCCACCCTGGAGCGGCTGATCCCGCTGATCCGGTCCGAGGAACGCGGCCGGGAGTGGTCCGAGACGATCTGCGACAACGTGACGCGCTGGCACGAGGTGATGGAGCGGCGGGCGGGGCTGTCGGCCGACCCGGTCAACCCGGAGTACGTCACCCGCGCGCTGGACCCGCTGCTGCCCGCCGACGCGATCGTCACCTCGGACTCGGGGTCGATGTCCAACTGGTACGCCCGCCATCTGACGTTCCGCCCGGGCATGCGCGGTTCACTGTCGGGGACGCTGGCGACGATGGGCTGCGCGGTGCCGTACGCGATCGGCGCGAAGTTCGCCCACCCGGACCGCCCGGCGATCGCGCTCGTCGGGGACGGGGCGATGCAGATGAACGGGCTGGCGGAGCTGATCACGGCCGCGAAGTACCGGGACCTGTGGGAGGACCCGCGGCTGGTGGTGGCCGTCTACAACAACCGGGACCTCAACCAGGTGACCTGGGAGATGCGCGCCATGGGCGGCGCCCCGTCGTTCCTGCCGTCGCAGGAGCTGCCCGACGTCCGGTACGCCGACTTCGCCCGCTCCCTCGGCCTGACCGGCATCCGGGTGGAGAAGCCGGAGGACGTCGAGCCGGCCTGGCGTACCGCGCTGGCCGCGGACGGTCCCGCGGTCGTGGAGTTCGTGACCGACCCGGCCGTGCCGCCGGTCCCCCCGCACGCCACCTGGGAGCAGATGGAGGCGACGGCGTCGGCGATCCTCAAGGGCGACGCGGACCGCGGCTCGATGGTGAAGCAGGGCGTCAAGTCGAAGCTGCAGGAGTTCCTGCCGACGCGGGAACGGCAGGACAAGGGGGACTGA
- a CDS encoding type 1 glutamine amidotransferase domain-containing protein gives MRIAFLTAPEGVEQVELTEPWQAAKDAGHEPVLVSTQSGEIQAFDHLDKADTFPVQEVVGETSAGDFGGLVLPGGVANPDFLRMDEKAVAFVRDFFDRGLPVAAICHAPWTLIEADVVRGRVLTSWPSLRTDLRNAGGTWVDEQVQVCDHAPSKLVTSRKPDDLKAFCQTFLEVFAAESRQAA, from the coding sequence ATGCGCATCGCATTTCTGACCGCACCCGAGGGCGTCGAGCAGGTCGAGCTGACCGAGCCCTGGCAGGCCGCGAAGGACGCCGGGCACGAGCCGGTGCTCGTCTCGACGCAGTCCGGTGAGATCCAGGCGTTCGACCATCTCGACAAGGCGGACACCTTCCCCGTGCAGGAGGTCGTCGGGGAGACCTCGGCCGGGGACTTCGGCGGTCTTGTCCTGCCCGGCGGGGTCGCGAACCCGGACTTCCTGCGGATGGACGAGAAGGCCGTCGCCTTCGTCCGGGACTTCTTCGACCGGGGCCTGCCGGTCGCGGCGATCTGTCACGCCCCGTGGACACTGATCGAGGCGGACGTCGTACGCGGCCGGGTCCTGACCTCCTGGCCGAGTCTGAGGACCGACCTCCGCAATGCCGGCGGCACCTGGGTCGACGAGCAGGTCCAGGTCTGCGACCACGCGCCGAGCAAGCTGGTCACGAGCCGCAAGCCGGACGATCTGAAGGCGTTCTGCCAGACGTTCCTGGAGGTGTTCGCCGCCGAGTCGCGGCAGGCCGCCTGA
- a CDS encoding SEFIR domain-containing protein has protein sequence MEIEADTATKRARPRVFISYAHDDAAHVTQVETLYELLRVKGGVDAKLDSFAGVQSQDWPWWMHREYTDADYVLVIASPEYKVRGERAEPLDGVGRGVYWETRKMMTEMYVAPTRWLHRVLMVVLPGRCETEFPDFLGAERISRIPVPTLDERGIEKLVRRITGQPERVEPPMGPIPVYPPQSSLLSAPSPGPAGAAGVPDVAGGADDGAHGLDAQAWRLLADILEDVAPPRWAEQAYQWSFGETGSLGWAAAPPAPVGDVDLYAWARDLGERRHPPGTVPKAVTFVHALAAGFAAGENPDERRRARELNAWVTRFLSDCELPALPAVPRIERTEATLTVRLAEHPQQQDSFYAEIWRRTTDGRRPERLRPEPSSAPIVVDVEGARLLLEGCLRPDTLGPGVRLQRVEFAVSDGLLEEGFDQWEVRLRRDSRALGKVYEVVVRCLDQRWGADLVERWSSRWRWLTRQRDGSGLATVWVGDEHVDQLDDLVGEWYETDHPVCVAVSMARARPGVDAALDAGMPVVVWQRACDREDPTVPGLPKLLDVSNVSRLPLDVKALRRDRDVADRARASVVLLWDDPDHPVGVDPLSDTNLIA, from the coding sequence ATGGAAATCGAGGCGGACACCGCGACGAAAAGGGCTAGACCGAGGGTCTTCATCTCGTACGCCCATGACGACGCGGCCCACGTTACGCAGGTGGAGACGCTCTACGAGCTACTGCGCGTCAAGGGTGGTGTCGATGCCAAGCTCGACTCCTTCGCAGGCGTGCAGTCGCAGGACTGGCCCTGGTGGATGCACCGGGAGTACACGGACGCGGACTACGTCCTGGTCATCGCCTCCCCCGAGTACAAGGTTCGCGGCGAACGCGCGGAGCCGCTGGACGGGGTCGGCCGCGGAGTCTACTGGGAGACCCGCAAGATGATGACGGAGATGTACGTCGCCCCTACACGATGGCTCCACAGAGTCCTGATGGTCGTGCTGCCGGGGCGTTGCGAAACGGAGTTTCCCGATTTCCTGGGCGCAGAGCGCATCAGCCGCATCCCCGTACCGACCTTGGACGAGCGGGGCATCGAAAAGCTGGTTCGCCGCATCACCGGTCAGCCGGAGCGGGTGGAGCCGCCGATGGGTCCGATCCCGGTGTACCCACCGCAGTCGTCCTTGCTTTCGGCCCCTTCGCCCGGTCCGGCGGGCGCGGCCGGCGTACCGGACGTCGCAGGAGGTGCGGACGACGGTGCCCACGGCCTGGACGCACAGGCGTGGCGCCTGCTGGCCGACATCCTGGAGGACGTCGCTCCGCCGAGGTGGGCCGAGCAGGCCTACCAGTGGTCGTTCGGGGAGACGGGCAGCCTCGGGTGGGCCGCCGCACCGCCCGCCCCTGTGGGTGACGTCGACCTGTACGCCTGGGCACGGGATCTCGGCGAACGTCGCCACCCTCCGGGGACGGTGCCCAAGGCCGTCACCTTCGTGCACGCCCTGGCGGCCGGATTCGCGGCGGGCGAGAACCCTGACGAGCGCCGCAGGGCGCGTGAACTGAACGCCTGGGTGACCCGGTTCCTGAGTGACTGTGAGCTGCCCGCCCTGCCCGCCGTGCCGCGGATCGAGCGCACCGAAGCCACACTCACGGTCCGACTCGCGGAGCACCCCCAGCAGCAGGACAGTTTCTACGCCGAGATCTGGCGGCGCACCACGGACGGCCGGCGCCCCGAACGCCTGCGCCCGGAGCCGTCCTCGGCCCCGATCGTGGTGGACGTGGAGGGCGCCCGCCTCCTCCTGGAGGGCTGTCTGCGTCCCGACACCCTCGGTCCGGGCGTAAGACTCCAGCGGGTCGAGTTCGCCGTGTCCGACGGCCTGCTGGAGGAGGGGTTCGATCAGTGGGAGGTCCGGCTGCGCCGAGACTCACGCGCCCTGGGCAAGGTGTACGAGGTGGTGGTCCGCTGTCTGGACCAGCGCTGGGGTGCCGACCTCGTGGAGCGATGGTCCAGCCGGTGGCGGTGGCTGACCCGGCAGCGAGACGGCAGCGGCCTGGCCACTGTCTGGGTCGGGGACGAGCACGTCGACCAACTGGACGATCTCGTCGGCGAGTGGTACGAGACGGATCACCCGGTGTGTGTCGCGGTCTCCATGGCTCGAGCCCGGCCCGGTGTGGACGCCGCCCTCGACGCCGGGATGCCGGTCGTGGTGTGGCAGCGCGCATGCGACCGGGAGGATCCCACCGTGCCGGGACTGCCGAAACTGCTGGACGTGTCGAACGTGTCGCGCCTCCCCCTTGACGTCAAGGCTCTGCGCCGCGACAGGGATGTGGCCGACCGCGCGAGGGCCAGTGTGGTCCTTCTCTGGGACGACCCGGACCACCCCGTGGGCGTGGATCCGCTGAGCGACACGAACCTCATCGCCTGA